The window CGGGCGTCAGCGCGTCCAAGTCCGCGGCGGAGTGGGCCCGTTGCTGCGCAACCGGCGCTTTCTCGCGCTGTGCTGTGCGTACGGCGCCTATCTGCTCGCCTACAACCAGCTCTACCTCGCGCTGCCCGCCGAGGTGGAGCGAGTGACCGGCTCGCAGGCGCCGCTCGCCTGGCTGTTCGCGCTGTCCTCGCTGCTGGTGGTGACCGCCCAACTGCCCGTGACCCGCTGGGTGGGGGAGCGGCTCACCCTGCGCCGGTCGATGGGGGCCGGGCTGCTGCTCATCGCGGCCGGATTCGCGGTCGTGGCCGCGGTGCGCTCGGCCGGGCTGCTGCCCGCGGCCGGCTTCGTCGTCCTGCTCACGCTCGGCCAGATGCTCGTGGCGCCGGCCGCGCGGGCGTGGGTGCCGGATCTCGCGGAGGACAACAGGCTCGGCCTCTACACCGGGGCGCTCTCCTCGGTGTCCGGGCTGATCGTGCTGGTCGGCAGTTCGGCGACCGGTGCGCTGCTGAACAGCGGGCTCCCGGTGGCCGTGCCGTGGCTGGTCCTGGCCGCCGTACCGGTGGCGGCGGCGGTGCTGTTGCCGCGTCAGACGGAGACCAGATCCTCCGCCTCCGCCTCGACGACCTCCTGAACCCGCGAGGTCCGCCACAGCCACAGGATGTCCCGCCCGAACGACCACACCAGCGCCGCGAGCGCCGTGGCGACGACGCCGAACTCGACGAGGTGCGGCAGCAGACCCGAGGCGGCCAGCAGCAGGAACACGCCCTGGAGCGCGGCCACCGTCTTGCGGGCCGTGCTCGGCGGCAGCGGGGCGTTCAGCCACGGCCAGAAGCGGGCGGCGGCGACAAAGCCGTAGCGCATACCGCCGATCAGCAGCACCCACGGGCCCTGCGCCATCGAGACGTAGACGCTGAGCACCAGGATCAGAAACGCGTCGACCTCCATGTCGAAGCGGGCGCCCAGCGCGGTCGAGGTGCCGGTGCGGCGGGCGACCTTGCCGTCGACGCCGTCGAGGATCAGGGCAACCGCCGTCAGCCCGACCAGCAGTGTCAGCGGCGGCGGGCTCTGGAAGGAGTCCGCGACCAGCGCGGTGACGCCGCCGACCAGGATGGAGCGGCCCAGGGTGACCCGGTTGGCGGGGCCGAAGGAGCGCAGCCGGGAGCGGTGCAGGGCCCGGGAGAGTACCGCCCAGGTGGCGACGGCGAAGGCGAGTCCGGTCAGCCAGCCCGCGGGCCCCATGCCGATCGCCGTGCCGAGCAGCGCCAGCACCAGGATCTGGACGCCCGCTCCGAGCGCCGTCTCCTGCTGGACCAGCCTCGCGTCGTAAGTGTTGTTCAGGGCCACCGAACATCCTCCGGCCGTGTGACAGAGTCGATCAACGCCGCGTACTGTG of the Streptomyces sp. NBC_00287 genome contains:
- a CDS encoding MDR family MFS transporter, which codes for MTLTLNKPPRHTRLTPLLHLLILTQLAFNIGFFAVLPFLAEHLGQAIGMAGWLVGFVLGLRTFSQQGLFVVGGALADRYGIRPVVLAGCVLRIAGFAWLGFAEETWAVIGAVLLIGFAAALFSPAVESEVARQAVVHEEQGGSRTRVLALFTVAGQAGAFVGPLLGALLLSVDYRTVCLGGAGVFVLVLAGHAWLLPQHIPGRQRVQVRGGVGPLLRNRRFLALCCAYGAYLLAYNQLYLALPAEVERVTGSQAPLAWLFALSSLLVVTAQLPVTRWVGERLTLRRSMGAGLLLIAAGFAVVAAVRSAGLLPAAGFVVLLTLGQMLVAPAARAWVPDLAEDNRLGLYTGALSSVSGLIVLVGSSATGALLNSGLPVAVPWLVLAAVPVAAAVLLPRQTETRSSASASTTS
- a CDS encoding CDP-alcohol phosphatidyltransferase family protein; this translates as MALNNTYDARLVQQETALGAGVQILVLALLGTAIGMGPAGWLTGLAFAVATWAVLSRALHRSRLRSFGPANRVTLGRSILVGGVTALVADSFQSPPPLTLLVGLTAVALILDGVDGKVARRTGTSTALGARFDMEVDAFLILVLSVYVSMAQGPWVLLIGGMRYGFVAAARFWPWLNAPLPPSTARKTVAALQGVFLLLAASGLLPHLVEFGVVATALAALVWSFGRDILWLWRTSRVQEVVEAEAEDLVSV